One window of Cherax quadricarinatus isolate ZL_2023a chromosome 18, ASM3850222v1, whole genome shotgun sequence genomic DNA carries:
- the LOC128689301 gene encoding uncharacterized protein encodes MDEVFGNSSSETVMEADLSRVLANINQDIAELQHLQMHRDPHHSHHHMSTSLHPQQHQLHLQQQAISSTTNMAHIVNRVVVKPCISALSGASPRRENMTQRSDQAMTPRNTVAHVSVITSIGKRVEEGPVPQPRSLSGEGNVALRHTQSAVVTRVCHSQTSRPRALSTGTTTHQLQEPSHHQMPSQHQQNCHGQHYEHSYVNLQPSLNQQQMQAYAQPEHQSVRPVSIYDNVPSSSTQVTFPSTPLPPQSAPPMLQSTPAFPQCEMSSRPHIAVPQYMNVPLPSSSSPTASRKEPLKSHVGGGGSSSAPATPRGGGNGSQRLHHSYIELWSGVHEERDSLSDSECEELKRSFQDPHTPSHRHSQGYVEMSSPYIKSPQVASPFNGSVLADLATKLASYAGHQPRNIFCPFCPRYFGYEKSLGSHIHKTHKDELNSMVENRCGDIQLQFCPICQAQFFNTSVLPKHLIDFHRASVIEIMEKNSCIMSDAVGIQCPFCNKKVPHGKTGEQVLLYHMQQLHFSDYEDMIKTKFRPYNGASRESLRSISSGDVSQLAPFQPGVTSTPGLSNKLGTMALSTDARRSVEALNLDATWSSHGRTFKSPMPPPQPPPKDNQKQQQDTRQEEKPNKQLPSSSSKGILRHQSGLNRRPSVKRELRFSVPPVTSEEVFVPESPEQTTLEQLPDHVQEQLQDQQSLEQPQQQHGSHNDESKRIIPIRVDSLSAADFMDLTEKIGGQRKRRRLGLGLRSRKAFKKREKENIGEREISSLVAGASKIMDGAKRCITEGPHVAKSVIIPTPATRTFRRPKPVAVPRVPELPPPPSTVQATVSECPVSVTQLQAQTNSAEKESISDASPFTNLKLYSPLRMFRCNSCRVKFCDNESLSGHIGSRHKGLLYLLRPQYGCGVCSARFFENKYLVKHCLQHHTSLLEIRSPRKHKITIYRVTQD; translated from the coding sequence ATGGATGAGGTGTTTGGCAACAGTAGCAGCGAGACAGTCATGGAAGCCGACCTATCCAGAGTGCTCGCCAACATCAACCAAGACATAGCCGAACTCCAGCACCTTCAAATGCACCGCGATCCTcaccattcacaccaccacatGAGCACCAGTCTCCACCCTCAGCAGCATCAGTTACACCTGCAGCAGCAAGCAATTAGTTCTACCACTAACATGGCACACATCGTCAACAGAGTTGTGGTTAAGCCCTGCATTTCTGCATTATCTGGTGCGTCACCAAGGCGAGAAAACATGACCCAGCGTAGCGACCAAGCAATGACACCCAGGAATACTGTAGCACATGTTTCTGTCATCACCAGCATTGGGAAGCGAGTGGAGGAAGGACCAGTGCCACAGCCGAGGTCCCTATCAGGGGAAGGGAATGTGGCACTCAGGCACACCCAGTCGGCTGTGGTGACTAGGGTGTGCCACAGCCAGACGTCACGACCCAGAGCCCTGAGCACAGGTACCACAACACACCAACTGCAAGAACCCAGCCATCACCAAATgccttcacaacatcaacaaaATTGTCATGGTCAGCACTACGAACACAGTTACGTTAATCTGCAACCATCTCTCAATCAACAACAGATGCAAGCATATGCACAGCCGGAGCACCAGTCGGTTCGTCCAGTGTCAATTTACGACAACGTACCAAGCTCCTCAACACAAGTAACTTTTCCCTCCACACCCTTGCCCCCACAATCTGCCCCACCCATGCTTCAGTCCACACCAGCCTTCCCACAATGTGAGATGTCATCCAGGCCCCACATAGCAGTGCCACAGTACATGAATGTGCCTCTGCCAAGTAGTTCTAGCCCCACTGCCTCCAGGAAGGAGCCTCTTAAGTCTCATGTGGGTggaggtggcagcagcagtgctcCAGCAACTCCCAGAGGTGGGGGCAATGGGTCACAGCGTCTCCACCACAGCTACATTGAACTGTGGTCTGGTGTGCACGAGGAACGTGACTCGCtcagtgatagtgagtgtgaggAGTTAAAGCGCTCATTCCAGGATCCCCACACCCCATCGCATAGGCATTCTCAAGGCTACGTAGAGATGAGCTCTCCATACATTAAAAGTCCCCAGGTGGCAAGTCCCTTTAATGGCTCAGTGCTGGCTGATTTAGCAACAAAGTTGGCTTCATATGCTGGCCATCAACCAAGGAATATATTTTGTCCTTTCTGTCCACGCTACTTTGGCTATGAGAAAAGTCTCGGGAGTCACATACATAAGACACACAAAGATGAACTGAACTCTATGGTTGAAAATCGTTGTGGTGATATACAGCTTCAGTTTTGCCCTATCTGTCAAGCACAGTTCTTTAATACATCAGTTCTTCCAAAACATCTTATTGATTTCCACAGAGCATCCGTTATCGAGATAATGGAGAAAAACAGCTGCATTATGTCTGATGCTGTAGGAATACAGTGCCCTTTTTGTAACAAGAAGGTTCCTCATGGCAAGACCGGTGAACAAGTGCTACTTTACCACATGCAGCAGCTACATTTCTCTGACTATGAAGATATGATCAAGACCAAATTCCGACCCTATAATGGGGCCAGCCGGGAGTCTTTGAGGAGTATATCATCCGGAGATGTTTCTCAGCTGGCTCCTTTCCAACCTGGGGTTACCTCTACACCTGGTTTGAGTAACAAATTGGGAACTATGGCTCTTTCCACAGATGCAAGGCGCAGCGTTGAGGCACTTAATCTGGACGCAACATGGTCCTCACATGGAAGAACATTTAAGTCTCCAATGCCTCCTCCCCAGCCCCCACCTAAGGATAACCAGAAGCAACAGCAAGATACTCGGCAAGAAGAAAAGCCAAATAAACAGTTACCATCTTCATCAAGCAAAGGAATATTGCGTCACCAAAGTGGACTGAATAGAAGACCAAGTGTCAAACGTGAACTACGTTTCAGTGTCCCACCTGTCACTAGTGAGGAGGTATTTGTGCCCGAGTCACCAGAGCAGACAACTCTTGAACAGTTGCCTGATCACGTGCAGGAACAGCTACAGGATCAGCAGAGCCtagaacaaccacaacagcaacacggAAGCCACAATGACGAATCTAAAAGAATCATTCCTATTCGTGTTGACAGCTTGTCTGCGGCAGATTTCATGGATCTGACTGAAAAGATTGGTGGACAACGCAAGAGAAGACGGCTTGGACTTGGCCTTCGTTCCAGGAAGGCCTTtaagaagagagaaaaagagaacattggagagagggaaatAAGCAGTCTAGTAGCAGGAGCCAGCAAGATCATGGATGGAGCCAAGAGATGCATTACAGAGGGTCCTCATGTAGCCAAAAGTGTCATCATTCCTACACCAGCCACCAGGACATTCCGTCGACCAAAGCCTGTGGCAGTTCCTCGTGTTCCTGAGCTCCCTCCGCCACCATCCACAGTTCAGGCTACAGTTAGTGAATGTCCAGTTAGCGTTACACAACTACAAGCTCAAACAAACTCTGCAGAAAAAGAGAGCATCTCTGATGCATCACCTTTCACTAATCTGAAGCTGTACTCTCCATTGCGCATGTTCCGTTGTAACAGTTGTCGAGTCAAATTCTGTGATAATGAGTCTTTGAGTGGACACATAGGGTCCCGACATAAAGGTTTGCTATATCTCCTTCGACCGCAGTATGGCTGTGGCGTATGCTCTGCTAGGTTCTTTGAAAACAAGTACCTGGTGAAGCACTGTCTGCAGCATCATACCTCCCTGCTTGAGATCAGAAGTCCACGCAAACACAAAATcaccatttacagagtcacacaAGACTAG